A genome region from Leguminivora glycinivorella isolate SPB_JAAS2020 chromosome 13, LegGlyc_1.1, whole genome shotgun sequence includes the following:
- the LOC125232785 gene encoding uncharacterized protein LOC125232785 isoform X2 — MNISLNLVPPNMEITYVSVRVNAITPPKVDFDNETKTVSIKYSWLQVPVSSYEIFAKGIPVVG; from the exons ATGAATATTTCTTTGAATTTG GTTCCCCCAAATATGGAAATCACCTACGTTTCTGTGAGAGTCAATGCTATCACCCCACCAAAAGTGGATTTCGACAACGAGACCAAAACTGTGAGCATAAAGTACTCCTGGTTACAAGTACCTGTCAGTTCATACGAGATTTTCGCCAAAGGAATACCAGTAGTAGgatga
- the LOC125232785 gene encoding uncharacterized protein LOC125232785 isoform X1 — MSQKLLGIFIVLQLVISVFATNEYFFEFGNKEIGRPIFTKDGDIYLFQYNNYINIPVPPNMEITYVSVRVNAITPPKVDFDNETKTVSIKYSWLQVPVSSYEIFAKGIPVVG; from the exons ATGAGCCAAAAACTATTGGGAATATTTATTGTTCTTCAACTCGTTATTAGCGTGTTTGCCACTAATGAATATTTCTTTGAATTTG GTAATAAGGAAATTGGTAGGCCAATTTTCACAAAGGATGGCGACATATATTTGTTTCAATATaacaattatattaatataCCG GTTCCCCCAAATATGGAAATCACCTACGTTTCTGTGAGAGTCAATGCTATCACCCCACCAAAAGTGGATTTCGACAACGAGACCAAAACTGTGAGCATAAAGTACTCCTGGTTACAAGTACCTGTCAGTTCATACGAGATTTTCGCCAAAGGAATACCAGTAGTAGgatga
- the LOC125232381 gene encoding uncharacterized protein LOC125232381: MAARKLWLALCLLSIIFTVIKAGDHFFEFGDNLTGEEYYVKEGTINVFSYNNTFEIPEIRHKMLTGVKVIVTNSLSKPNVTLETPRKVHIHYKFPQWTHGNYKIIARGFHIY, from the exons ATGGCTGCCAGAAAATTGTGGCTGGCTTTGTGCCTATTGTCAATAATATTTACAGTTATAAAAGCTGGGGATCATTTTTTTGAATTTG GTGATAATTTAACTGGAGAAGAATATTACGTAAAAGAGGGAACTATCAATGTGTTTTCGTACAATAATACCTTTGAGATTCCC gaaATTCGTCATAAGATGCTCACAGGTGTCAAGGTAATCGTAACGAACTCGCTGAGTAAGCCAAATGTCACGCTTGAAACGCCGAGGAAGGTTCACATACATTACAAGTTTCCGCAATGGACCCATGGCAATTACAAAATAATCGCCAGAGGTTTTCATATATATTAA
- the LOC125232684 gene encoding uncharacterized protein LOC125232684, producing the protein MGSRNLLASVLGLLLIVNCVTAFMQWDYQFGTRNDADEKLAQLSGDIPLFSYHQTFPIKVSPQSLIRYVKVTVWSLSPPKVDYDENTQTVSIVYSFIQVTASSYKIEAYGIYALSSDGEKQITG; encoded by the exons ATGGGGTCGAGAAACTTACTTGCATCGGTATTAGGTCTGCTGCTGATTGTGAATTGCGTGACTGCATTCATGCAATGGGACTACCAATTCG GTACACGGAATGACGCCGATGAAAAACTTGCCCAATTGTCGGGCGATATTCCGCTGTTCTCATATCACCAAACTTTTCCGATAAAA GTGTCGCCACAAAGTCTGATACGCTACGTCAAAGTGACGGTATGGTCTCTCAGCCCGCCAAAAGTGGATTACGATGAAAACACCCAAACTGTTTCCATTGTTTACTCTTTCATACAGGTGACGGCCAGCTCATACAAAATTGAGGCCTATGGTATCTACGCTTTAAGTTCTGATGGAGAAAAACAGATTACTGGTTAA
- the LOC125232784 gene encoding protein Ycf2-like, translating into MTTKYLLGLLLCLAITVNVASTASISIFPMRIFSGLIYGNTDEYSEENSQETSFDSNEEVTYDDTNDLILKMVRGKHFETSKRNSQKSIKEVTIKDTSDDLSKEKGTGKSNEDVSRKAADVSSESKEIVTEKPAEDSKDSIKVKRDAAVEAEESELDEMESELVKRDVEAEESELEETESELLKRDVEAEESELDEMESELFKRDVAAEAEESELEEVESELVKRDVQAEESELEEVESELVKRDVEAEESGMDQVESELVKRDVEAEESELDEVESELVKRDVEAEESELEEVESELVKRDVEAEESEMDEVESELVKRDVDAEESELEEVESELVKRDVEAEESELEEVESELVKRDVEAEESELDEVESELVKRDVEVEESEMDEVESELVKRDVEAEESELNEVESELVKRDVEAEESEMDEVESELVKRDVEAEESELDEVESKLVKRDVEAEESEMDKVESELVKRDVEAEESEMDEVESELVKRDVEAEAEESELDEVESELVKRDVEAEESELVKRDVAAELEESELEEVESEMSETSFSGETAEDTRDSIKVKRDVAAEAEISG; encoded by the exons ATGACTACGAAGTATTTGTTGGGATTGCTGTTATGTCTGGCAATCACAGTGAATGTAGCCAGCACGG ctTCCATTAGTATTTTTCCGATGAGGATCTTCAGTGGACTAATTTATGGAAATACTGATGAATACTCCGAGGAAAATTCTCAAGAGACATCTTTTGACAGTAATGAAGAAGTTACATATGACGACACCAATGATTTGATCCTTAAAATGGTCAGGGGAAAACATTTTGAAACATCCAAAAGAAATTCACAAAAAAGTATCAAGGAGGTAACAATCAAAGACACTTCAGATGACTTGTCTAAAGAGAAGGGAACTGGGAAATCCAATGAGGATGTTTCTAGAAAAGCCGCAGATGTATCCAGTGAGAGCAAGGAGATTGTCACAGAAAAACCCGCAGAAGACTCGAAAGATTCCATAAAGGTTAAAAGAGATGCGGCTGTGGAGGCGGAAGAGTCCGAATTGGACGAGATGGAATCCGAATTGGTTAAAAGAGATGTAGAGGCGGAGGAATCTGAATTGGAGGAGACGGAATCCGAACTGCTTAAAAGAGATGTAGAGGCCGAGGAATCTGAATTGGATGAGATGGAATCAGAATTATTTAAAAGAGATGTGGCCGCGGAGGCGGAGGAATCTGAATTAGAAGAGGTGGAATCCGAATTGGTTAAAAGAGATGTACAGGCCGAGGAATCTGAATTGGAAGAGGTGGAATCAGAATTGGTTAAAAGAGATGTGGAGGCGGAGGAATCTGGAATGGACCAGGTGGAATCCGAATTGGTCAAAAGAGATGTGGAGGCGGAGGAATCTGAATTGGACGAGGTGGAATCCGAATTGGTTAAAAGAGATGTAGAGGCCGAGGAATCTGAATTGGAAGAGGTGGAATCAGAATTGGTTAAAAGAGATGTGGAGGCGGAGGAATCTGAAATGGACGAGGTGGAATCAGAATTAGTTAAAAGAGATGTGGATGCGGAAGAATCTGAATTGGAAGAGGTGGAATCCGAATTGGTTAAAAGAGATGTAGAGGCGGAAGAATCTGAATTGGAAGAGGTGGAATCCGAATTGGTTAAAAGAGATGTAGAGGCGGAAGAATCTGAATTGGACGAGGTGGAATCAGAATTGGTTAAAAGAGATGTGGAGGTGGAGGAATCTGAAATGGACGAGGTGGAATCAGAATTGGTTAAAAGAGATGTAGAGGCGGAGGAATCTGAATTGAACGAGGTGGAATCAGAATTGGTTAAAAGAGATGTGGAGGCGGAGGAATCTGAAATGGACGAGGTGGAATCAGAATTGGTTAAAAGAGATGTAGAGGCGGAGGAATCTGAATTGGACGAGGTGGAATCCAAATTGGTTAAAAGAGATGTGGAGGCGGAGGAATCTGAAATGGACAAGGTGGAATCAGAATTGGTGAAAAGAGATGTGGAGGCGGAGGAATCTGAAATGGACGAGGTGGAATCAGAATTAGTTAAAAGAGATGTAGAAGCGGAGGCGGAAGAATCTGAATTGGACGAGGTGGAATCCGAATTGGTTAAAAGAGATGTAGAGGCGGAGGAATCAGAATTGGTTAAAAGAGATGTGGCTGCGGAGTTGGAAGAATCGGAATTAGAAGAGGTGGAATCCGAAATGAGCGAAACCTCTTTCTCTGGGGAAACAGCAGAAGACACGAGAGATTCCATAAAGGTTAAAAGAGATGTCGCTGCGGAGGCGGAAATCTCTGGATAA
- the LOC125232934 gene encoding uncharacterized protein LOC125232934 encodes MGSRYLLASVVGLLVIVNCATALSQWDFHFGTKENYVIKLFEKQGKIGPFSYRQSFPIEVPVLSEITFVQVSVWSLSPPKVDYDEASQTVSINFSSIQITNSSYKIEAYGIRYIASEEKKG; translated from the exons ATGGGGTCGAGATATTTACTTGCGTCGGTAGTGGGTCTTCTGGTCATTGTCAATTGTGCGACTGCATTATCGCAATGGGACTTCCACTTCG GTACAAAGGAAAATTACGTAATAAAACTTTTCGAGAAGCAGGGTAAAATTGGACCGTTCTCGTATCGCCAATCTTTTCCGATAGAA GTGCCGGTACTCAGTGAGATAACTTTCGTCCAAGTGTCAGTGTGGTCTCTCAGCCCCCCAAAAGTGGATTACGATGAAGCCTCCCAAACTGTTTCTATCAATTTCTCTTCCATACAGATTACGAACAGCTCATACAAAATTGAGGCCTATGGTATCCGATACATAGCTTCTGAAGAAAAAAAGGGATAA